The following proteins come from a genomic window of Stigmatopora nigra isolate UIUO_SnigA chromosome 9, RoL_Snig_1.1, whole genome shotgun sequence:
- the pex19 gene encoding peroxisomal biogenesis factor 19: MVILMSKISQRGGNSIMASAAEDAQDGHDAELDELLDSALADFDEPAELAEPKAPSSSSSTNGAEKPPPLLEDCKLFETLFQGEMAAEAQQEWEKAMSELAQEEPDLLQHFQKLSEAAGKVGTDTASQQEFTSCLKDTLRGLAKNADNLQSSGLAGDDLVNALEGLGLDEGGEGGGSGGGDDANILPIMQSIMQNLLSKEVLYPSLKEITAKYPEWLETNRSSLSPEDVQRYEQQAKVMGEICQCFEKEEDGDQVFEGIMELMQKLQELGQPPKELAGDAPAGLNFDLDSLNLPGGLGGAGGADQCSIM, translated from the exons ATGGTGATCCTCATGAGTAAGATTTCCCA GAGAGGAGGAAATTCCATCATGGCCTCCGCAGCCGAAGACGCACAGGACGGCCACGACGCTGAATTGGACGAATTACTAGATA GTGCACTGGCCGACTTTGATGAGCCAGCTGAGCTTGCCGAACCAAAAGCTCCATCATCCTCTTCATCCACCAATGGAGCAGAGAAG CCACCACCACTGCTGGAGGACTGCAAGCTCTTCGAGACGCTCTTTCAGGGAGAAATGGCGGCCGAGGCCCAGCAGGAGTGGGAAAAGGCCATGTCGGAGCTGGCTCAGGAGGAACCTGACCTGCTCCAACACTTTCAGAAACTCTCTGAAGCCGCCGGCAAAGTCG GCACGGACACTGCCTCCCAACAAGAGTTCACCTCCTGCCTCAAAGACACCCTACGTGGCCTCGCCAAGAACGCGGACAACTTGCAG TCTTCTGGCCTGGCCGGTGACGACCTAGTCAATGCGCTCGAAGGCTTGGGATTGGACGAAGGAGGCGAAGGCGGTGGCAGTGGTGGTGGTGACGATGCCAACATCCTTCCCATCATGCAATCCATCATGCAGAATCTCCTCTCTAAGGAGGTGCTCTATCCGTCCCTTAAGGAGATCACCGCCAAG TATCCAGAGTGGTTGGAGACCAACAGGTCCAGTCTGAGCCCAGAAGACGTCCAACGCTATGAGCAGCAGGCCAAGGTCATGGGGGAGATTTGCCAGTGCTTTGAGAAGGAGGAAGACGGTGACCAGGTCTTTGAGGGTATTATGGAGCTCATGCAGAAG CTGCAGGAGCTCGGACAGCCGCCTAAGGAACTTGCAGGAGACGCT CCTGCTGGCCTAAACTTCGACCTGGACTCTCTAAACCTCCCGGGCGGCCTGGGGGGAGCTGGAGGGGCCGACCAGTGCTCCATAATGTGA
- the copa gene encoding coatomer subunit alpha: protein MLTKFETKSARVKGLSFHPKRPWVLASLHNGVIQLWDYRMCTLIDKFDEHDGPVRGIDFHKQQPLFVSGGDDCKIKVWNYKLRRCLFTLLGHLDYIRTTFFHHEYPWILSASDDQTIRIWNWQSRTCVCVLTGHNHYVMCAQFHPSEDLVVSASLDQTVRVWDISGLRKKNLSPGAVETEVRGISGVDLFGASDAVVKHVLEGHDRGVNWAAFHPSMPLIVSGADDRQVKIWRMNESKAWELDTCRGHYNNVSCAVFHPRQELILSNSEDKSIRVWDMSKRTGVQTFRRDHDRFWVLGAHPNLNLFAAGHDSGMIVFKLERERPAYAVHGNMLYYVKERFLRQLDFNSSKDTAVMQLRSGSKFPVFSMSYNPAENAVLLCTRATNLENSTYDLYSIPKESDSQNPDAPEGKRSSGLTAVWVARNRFAVLDRMHSLLIKNLKNEIVKKVQVPSCEEIFYAGTGSLLLRDADGVTLFDVQQKRSLATVKIAKVKYVVWSADTSHVALLAKHAIMICNRKLESLCNIHENIRVKSGAWDESGVFIYTTSNHIKYALTSGDHGIIRTLDLPIYVTRVRGNSVYCLDRECRPRVLTIDPTEYRFKLALVNRKYDEVLHMVRNAKLVGQSIIAYLQKKGYPEVALHFVKDEKTRFSLALECGNIEVALEAAKALDERSCWERLGEAALLQGHHQVVEMCYQRTKNFDKLTFLYLITGNLTKLRKMMKIAEIRKDMSGHYQTALYLGDVSERVRILKNCGQKSLAYLTAATHGLDEEAEALKETFDPEKDTLPEVDDNAQLLQPPPPINPLDTNWPLLTVSKGFFEGAIAAKGKAGQMAADMDMDAPGAEGWGDDAELQLDEDGFMDAQDGFGEEGGAKEDGGGWEVEEDLDLPPELDLPAGAGGSAEDGFFVPPTKGTNPTQMWCNNSQLPVDHILGGSFETAMRLLHDQVGVVNFGPYKALFMQTLSRGRTCYLALPSLPCLRGNPQRNWKDCGAKQGLPAVGLRLADLIARLQQCYQMTTSGRFEEAVERFRAILLSVPLLVVDNKQEIAEAQQLITICKEYIVGLTMETERKKLPKDTLDQQKRLCEMAAYFTHCNLQPVHMVLVLRTALNLFFKLRNFKTATGFARRLLELGPKPDVAQQTRKIMAACEKNLTDAHQLNYDPHNPFDLCAASYVPLYRGRPVEKCPLSGACYCPTYKGQVCRVSQVTEIGKDVIGLRVSPLQFR, encoded by the exons ATGTTGACGAAGTTTGAAACCAAGTCTGCTCGTGTTAAAG GCCTCAGTTTCCACCCTAAAAGGCCCTGGGTTCTTGCAAGTTTGCATAATGGTGTCATCCAGCTGTGGGACTATCGTATGTGCACGCTCATTGACAAGTTTGATGAGCATGATG GTCCCGTTCGAGGAATTGATTTCCACAAACAGCAGCCCCTCTTTGTGTCTGGAGGGGACGATTGCAAAATCAAG GTGTGGAACTACAAGCTGAGACGCTGCCTTTTCACTTTACTCGGACATCTCGATTACATCAGGACCACCTTCTTCCACCAT GAGTATCCCTGGATCCTTAGCGCCTCTGACGACCAGACAATTCGCATCTGGAACTGGCAGTCCAGGACCTGTGTCTG CGTGCTGACGGGTCATAATCATTACGTCATGTGCGCCCAGTTCCACCCCTCGGAAGACCTGGTCGTGTCGGCCAGCCTGGACCAAACTGTGCGGGTGTGGGATATCTCCG GTTTGCGGAAGAAGAACTTGTCGCCCGGCGCCGTGGAGACGGAGGTCCGCGGCATTTCCGGCGTCGACCTGTTCGGCGCCTCCGACGCTGTCGTGAAGCACGTGCTTGAG GGTCACGACCGAGGGGTCAATTGGGCCGCTTTCCACCCCAGCATGCCTCTCATCGTGTCGGGCGCTGACGACAGGCAGGTCAAGATCTGGAGGATGAATG AGTCCAAAGCATGGGAGCTGGACACCTGTCGCGGCCACTACAACAACGTCTCCTGCGCCGTCTTCCACCCACGCCAGGAGCTCATCTTGTCCAACTCGGAGGACAAGAGCATCCGAGTGTGGGACATGTCCAAAAGGACCGGCGTGCAAACTTTCCGCCGGGACCACGACCGCTTCTGGGTGCTCGGCGCGCACCCCAACCTCAACCTCTTTGCCGCGG GACACGACAGCGGCATGATCGTGTTCAAATTGGAGCGTGAGCGTCCGGCGTACGCCGTCCACGGAAACATGCTCTATTATGTCAAGGAACGCTTCCTGCGTCAGCTGGACTTTAACAGCAGCAAGGATACCGCCGTCATGCAGCTGCGCAG TGGATCCAAGTTTCCAGTCTTCAGCATGTCCTACAACCCTGCTGAGAATGCAGTGCTGCTTTGCACT AGGGCGACCAACCTGGAGAACAGCACTTACGACCTGTACTCCATTCCCAAAGAGAGCGACTCTCAGAACCCCGATG CACCTGAAGGGAAGAGGTCCTCTGGCCTAACAGCCGTGTGGGTGGCCAGGAACAGATTTGCTGTCCTGGATCGAATGCACTCT CTGCTGATCAAGAACTTGAAGAACGAGATCGTGAAGAAAGTGCAAGTGCCGAGCTGCGAGGAGATCTTTTACGCCGGCACCGGCTCGCTCCTGCTGCGCGACGCCGACGGGGTGACGCTGTTCGACGTGCAGCAGAAGCGCTCGCTGGCTACCGTCAAGATCGCCAAGGTCAAATACGTGGTGTGGAGCGCCGACACCAGTCACGTGGCGTTACTGGCCAAGCACG CCATTATGATCTGCAACCGTAAGCTGGAGAGCCTATGTAATATTCACGAGAACATCAGAGTGAAGAGCGGTGCCTGGGATGAGAGCGGCGTCTTTATTTACACCACCTCAAATCACATCAAATACGCCCTCACCTCTGG GGATCACGGCATCATCAGGACGCTGGACCTACCCATTTACGTAACCCGTGTGCGAGGCAACAGCGTGTACTGTTTGGACAGAGAGTGCCGACCCCGCGTTCTCACCATCGATCCCACCGAGTACCGATTTAAACTGGCGCTGGTCAACCGCAAATATGACGAG GTTCTTCACATGGTCCGTAACGCCAAGTTGGTGGGGCAGTCTATCATTGCCTACCTTCAGAAGAAGGGCTACCCCGAGGTGGCGCTGCACTTTGTTAAAGATGAGAAGACTCGCTTTAGTCTGGCTTTAGAGTGCGGAAACATTGAG GTGGCGCTGGAGGCGGCCAAGGCGCTGGACGAGCGCAGCTGCTGGGAGCGTCTGGGCGAAGCGGCGCTCCTGCAGGGCCACCATCAGGTGGTAGAGATGTGCTACCAGAGGACCAAGAACTTTGACAAACTCACATTCCTCTACCTGATCACCGGCAATCTGACCAAGCTGCGCAAGATGATGAAAATTG CTGAGATTCGGAAGGACATGAGCGGCCACTACCAGACGGCTCTCTACTTGGGAGATGTCAGCGAGAGAGTTCGCATCTTGAAGAACTGCGGGCAGA AGTCTCTGGCTTACCTGACCGCTGCAACGCACGgactggatgaagaagccgagGCCCTCAAAGAGACGTTCGATCCGGAGAAGGACACG TTACCTGAGGTGGATGACAACGCCCAGCTCCTGCAGCCACCGCCTCCCATCAACCCCCTTGACACCAACTGGCCTCTGCTCACCGTGTCCAAGGGCTTCTTTGAGGGAGCCATCGCAGCTAAAG GAAAAGCAGGTCAGATGGCAGCTGACATGGATATGGACGCCCCCGGAGCGGAGGGTTGGGGCGATGATGCCGAGCTTCAGCTGGATGAGG ATGGCTTCATGGATGCCCAGGATGGCTTTGGAGAAGAGGGAGGTGCCAAAGAAGATGGAGGAGGCTGGGAAGTGGAGGAGGATCTGGACCTCCCACCCGAGCTG GACTTGCCAGCCGGCGCGGGTGGATCTGCCGAGGACGGCTTCTTCGTGCCGCCCACCAAGGGGACGAATCCCACTCAGATGTGGTGCAACAACTCGCAGCTGCCCGTGGACCACATCCTGGGAGGCTCCTTTGAGACGGCGATGAGA CTCCTCCACGACCAAGTGGGAGTGGTCAACTTCGGCCCCTACAAGGCGCTCTTCATGCAGACCCTGTCCAGGGGCCGCACCTGCTACCTGGCCCTGCCCTCCTTGCCTTGCCTGAGGGGAAACCCGCAGAGGAACTGGAAGGACTGCGGGGCCAAGCAGGGGCTGCCGGCCGTGGGCCTTCGTCTGGCCGACCTCATCGCCCGCCTGCAGCAGTGCTACCAGATGACCACCTCCGGACGCTTCGAGGAGGCCGTGGAACGCTTCCGGGCCATCCTGTTGTCGGTGCCGCTGCTGGTCGTCGACAACAAGCAGGAGATTGCTGAA GCTCAGCAGTTGATCACCATTTGCAAAGAGTATATAGTGGGTCTGACGATGGAGACGGAGAGGAAGAAGCTTCCTAAAGACACTTTGGACCAACAAAAGAGGCTTTGTGAG ATGGCTGCCTACTTCACCCACTGCAACCTCCAGCCCGTCCACATGGTGCTGGTGTTGCGTACTGCTCTGAACCTTTTCTTTAAGCTGCGCAACTTCAAAACTGCCACCGGCTTCGCACGCCGCCTGCTCGAGCTCGGCCCCAAGCCCGACGTCGCACAGCAG ACACGCAAAATTATGGCAGCGTGTGAAAAGAACCTGACTGACGCTCACCAGTTGAACTACGATCCTCACAATCCGTTCGACCTGTGCGCCGCCTCCTACGTCCCGCTGTACCGTGGGCGTCCCGTGGAGAAGTGCCCGCTATCCGGGGCCTGCTACTGCCCCACTTATAAGGGGCAAGTGTGCAGGGTCAGTCAG GTGACTGAGATTGGCAAAGATGTGATTGGCCTGCGGGTTAGTCCACTTCAGTTTCGTTAA
- the ncstn gene encoding nicastrin translates to MELVLSNKLTLFFLLYLCFAGAGCTSVAKKIYVKLNTTIPCVRLLNATHQIGCQSSLSGDVGVLHVLESEENLDFVLRTGIHAPYMVILEHHLFTRSIMMKLKNGSSRVAGVAVVSPNGNPDQGLSPHTSCPNENSGVYSESYDPTLAHCNTTVWNPLGSGLSYEEFDFPIFTLKDDQESRLIRQCYLDHNRVVNGSAPVYPLCAMQLYSHMSAVTDTVTCMRRNINFSITPEVVCDPLGDFNIWAGTRPLNNTAKGHKTGESVVIAAAHLDSRSFFFDVAPGAESAASGFITLLAAAHALSNITQEAPPDRNILYTFFQGETFDYIGSSRMVFDMEKGQFVVDLDNVHSVLEVGQVGQRAESRLWLHSDPVSRRNASVDQEVKSLVENIQSAVTGLNVSASEPDLSQALPPSSFQRFLRSRAIPGVVIEDHRSEFRNRFYQSMYDNGEYLSVSYPQNMTQEEQLQFVTDTAKGLAEVATVVARSLYRQAGGEESRLSGINADPQIVTQLLYTFLVQSNNSWLQQIVPEDLASHLKDTATNFYVGIAQQSSEPTYLVQHLLANLTGSVVNVTQQDCQSQRMNDSDTDSKHLYTYTWVQGAIAPNATERQGYCIRSTVHLSKALSPAFDPLEEFTSKDYSTWTESRWKVIKGRIFLVASHELEMMTLGVGVGVLFTSLLLTYVLSSRADILFSSQREPTNATY, encoded by the exons ATGGAGTTAGTACTGTCAAAcaaattgactttattttttctcctttatttGTGTTTCGCCG GAGCCGGTTGTACTTCAGTGGCGAAGAAGATCTACGTTAAACTCAACACCACCATCCCGTGTGTGCGGCTTCTCAATGCCACACATCAGATTGGCTGCCAGT CATCCTTGTCCGGTGACGTGGGGGTTCTCCATGTTTTGGAGTCTGAGGAAAACCTTGACTTTGTGCTGCGTACGGGTATCCATGCTCCTTATATGGTCATCCTAGAACACCACCTTTTTACCAG GTCCATCATGATGAAACTAAAGAATGGTTCCAGCAGGGTGGCAGGTGTTGCGGTAGTGTCACCAAACGGCAACCCGGATCAAGGCCTCTCCCCGCACACTTCGTGTCCCAATGAGAACTCGG GCGTATATTCCGAGAGCTACGACCCCACGTTGGCGCACTGCAACACCACCGTTTGGAATCCACTTGGCAGTGGGCTGTCTTATGAGGAGTTCGACTTCCCCATCTTCACCCTTAAGGACGACCAAGAATCCCGCCTCATCCGGCAG TGCTACCTGGACCATAACCGGGTGGTGAACGGCAGCGCCCCCGTGTACCCGTTATGCGCCATGCAGCTCTACTCGCACATGTCGGCGGTCACCGACACGGTCACCTGTATGAGGAGGAACATCAATTTCAGCATCACGCCAG AGGTAGTGTGTGACCCGTTGGGCGACTTCAATATTTGGGCCGGCACCAGGCCACTCAACAACACGGCAAAAGGACACAAAACCGGGGAGAGTGTCGTCATCGCCGCTGCTCAT CTGGACAGCCGATCCTTCTTCTTCGACGTAGCTCCGGGAGCAGAGAGCGCCGCCTCGGGCTTTATCACCCTTTTGGCGGCCGCCCACGCCCTGAGCAATATCACCCAGGAGGCGCCCCCCGACCGCAACATCCTCTACACCTTCTTCCAGGGG GAGACCTTTGACTACATTGGAAGTTCCAGGATGGTGTTCGACATGGAGAAAGGGCAATTTGTGGTGGACCTGGACAATGTTCATTCTGTACTGGAAGTCGGACAG GTGGGCCAGCGCGCCGAATCCCGACTGTGGCTCCACTCGGATCCCGTCTCGCGGAGGAATGCCAGCGTCGACCAGGAG GTAAAGTCGTTGGTGGAGAACATCCAGTCAGCCGTCACGGGGTTAAACGTCTCAGCGAGCGAGCCCGACTTGTCGCAGGCCCTGCCACCCTCGTCCTTCCAGCGCTTTTTGCGCTCGCGAGCCATCCCCGGCGTGGTGATCGAAGACCATCGGTCAGAATTCCGCAACAG gtttTATCAGAGCATGTATGACAACGGCGAATACCTGAGCGTGTCGTATCCGCAGAACATGACCCAAGAAGAGCAGCTGCAGTTTGTCACAGACACGGCCAAG GGTCTGGCCGAGGTGGCCACGGTGGTGGCACGAAGTTTGTACAGGCAGGCGGGAGGGGAAGAATCCCGGCTGAGCGGCATCAACGCCGATCCCCAAATA GTGACCCAGCTGCTTTACACCTTCCTCGTCCAGTCAAATAACAGCTGGCTGCAGCAGATAGTTCCCGAGGACCTCGCAAGCCACTTGA AGGACACAGCCACCAACTTCTACGTGGGCATAGCCCAGCAGTCCAGTGAGCCCACCTACCTGGTGCAGCACCTGCTGGCCAACTTGACGGGCAGCGTGGTCAACGTCACCCAGCAGGACTGTCAAAGCCAGCGGATGAACGATAGCGACACCGACAGCAAACAC TTGTACACGTACACGTGGGTTCAAGGTGCGATTGCGCCCAACGCCACCGAGAGGCAGGGCTACTGCATCCGCTCTACAGTGCACCTCTCCAAGGCTCTTTCGCCAGCCTTTGACCCCCTGGAAGAATTCACCTCCAAGGACTACTCCACTTGGACAGAGTCTCGCTGGAAGGTCATCAAGGGCCGAATCTTCCTGGTGGCCAGTCATGAGTTGGAG ATGATGACTCTGGGTGTAGGTGTGGGGGTCCTGTTCACCTCCCTGCTGCTCACCTACGTGCTGAGCTCCAGGGCCGACATCCTGTTCAGTTCGCAGAGGGAACCCACCAACGCCACGTACTGA
- the vangl2 gene encoding vang-like protein 2, with protein sequence MDNESQYSGYSYKSSHSRSSRKHRERRDRHRSKSRDGSCRPDKSVTIQTPGEPLLDAESTRGDDRDDNWGETTTVVTGTSEHSVSNEDLTRVTKDLEEAAPLECKRFLGPALGGLLSFFALVTPLAFLVLPQALWRDDLDPCGTPCEGLYVSLAFKLLVLLISSWALFLRPPRATLPRFFVFRCLLMVLVFLFVASYWLFYGVRVLEPRERDYRGIVEYAASLVDALLFIQYLALVLLEVRHLQPAFCLKVVRSTDGASRFYNVGHLSIQRAAVWVLDHYYNDFPVYNPALVNLPKSILSKKMTGFKVYSLDENPTNNSSGQSRAMIAAAARRRDNSHNEFYYEEAEMDRRIRKRKARLVVAVEEAFTHIKRLHEEEAVATSSPKHPREVMDPREAAQAIFAPMARAMQKYLRTTRQQAFHSMESILTHLQFCITHNMTPKAFLERYLNPGPTMQYQHHNGGGRQWTLVSEEPVTSALRQGLVFSVRRMDFSLVVTVTPLPFLRLSEEFVDPKSHKFVMRLQSETSV encoded by the exons ATGGACAACGAGTCGCAGTACTCGGGCTACTCGTACAAGTCGTCGCACTCCCGGAGCTCCCGCAAGCACAG GGAACGGAGGGATCGCCATCGTTCCAAAAGCAGAGATGGAAGCTGCCGTCCTGACAAGTCGGTGACCATCCAGACGCCCGGAGAGCCCCTGCTGGACGCAGAGTCCACCCGTGGAGACGACCGG GATGACAACTGGGGCGAGACCACCACGGTGGTGACGGGGACGTCGGAGCACAGCGTCTCCAACGAAGACCTGACCCGGGTCACCAAAGACCTGGAGGAGGCCGCGCCCTTGGAATGCAAACGCTTCCTGGGCCCGGCCCTGGGCGGCCTGCTGAGCTTCTTCGCCCTGGTCACGCCGCTGGCCTTCCTGGTGCTGCCGCAGGCGCTGTGGCGCGACGACCTGGATCCCTgcggcaccccctgcgagggcCTCTACGTCTCGCTGGCCTTCAAGCTGCTGGTGCTGCTCATCTCCTCGTGGGCGCTCTTCCTGCGGCCGCCGCGAGCCACGCTGCCGCGATTCTTCGTCTTCCGCTGCCTGCTCATGGTGCTGGTCTTCCTCTTCGTGGCGTCCTATTGGCTCTTCTACGGCGTCCGCGTGCTGGAGCCCCGCGAGCGCGACTACCGGGGCATTGTGGAGTACGCCGCCTCGCTGGTGGATGCCCTTCTCTTCATCCAGTACCTGGCGCTGGTGCTGCTGGAGGTGCGCCACCTGCAGCCCGCCTTCTGCCTCAAGGTGGTGCGCAGCACGGATGGGGCCAGTCGCTTCTACAACGTGGGCCACCTCAG TATCCAGCGAGCAGCCGTGTGGGTGTTGGATCACTATTACAACGACTTTCCTGTCTACAACCCCGCTTTGGTCAACCTGCCCAAGTCCATTCTGTCCAAGAAAATGACTGGCTTCAAAGTCTACTCGCTAGACG AAAACCCGACCAATAATTCTAGCGGGCAGTCACGTGCAATGATTGCGGCCGCAGCCAGGAGGCGAGATAACTCCCACAACGAGTTCTACTACGAGGAGGCCGAGATGGACCGTCGAATCCGCAAGCGAAAGGCCAG ACTGGTGGTGGCAGTAGAGGAGGCATTCACACACATCAAGCGCCTTCACGAGGAGGAAGCGGTGGCGACCTCGTCCCCAAAGCACCCTCGCGAGGTGATGGACCCCCGAGAGGCGGCGCAGGCCATTTTCGCCCCCATGGCCCGGGCCATGCAGAAGTACTTGAGGACCACGCGGCAGCAGGCCTTCCACAGCATGGAGAGCATCCTCACCCACCTGCAGTTCTGCATCACACACAACATGACGCCAAAG GCCTTCCTGGAGCGTTACCTGAACCCGGGGCCCACCATGCAATACCAACATCACAACGGTGGAGGGCGCCAGTGGACGCTGGTCAGCGAGGAGCCGGTGACGTCGGCTCTACGCCAAGGCTTGGTCTTCTCCGTGCGCCGCATGGATTTCTCTTTGGTGGTCACCGTCACGCCGCTGCCCTTCCTCCGCTTGAGCGAGGAATTCGTGGACCCCAAGAGCCACAAGTTCGTCATGCGACTGCAGTCCGAGACGTCCGTGTGA